The sequence below is a genomic window from Cellulosilyticum sp. I15G10I2.
CCAAAAAAGAAGTAGAAGAATACATGACAGACATTTAGAACAGGAGAAGATTTCATGAAAAAAGGTATTCTTATTCATTCAGAAATATCTTATGCTATTAGCAAACTAGGTCATGGAGATGACATTGTTATAGCTGATAGCGGTTTACCTATTCCAAATAAAGTACAAAGAATAGATTTAGCATTAGCAGAGGGCATACCTTCTTTTATGCAAGTATTAAATGTTGTTTTAAGCGAACAACGCGTAGAGGAAGTCATTATTGCACAGGAGGTAAAAGAGCGTAACCCAAAGGTGTACGAACAACTATTAGAAACTGTTTGCAATTATGAAAAGACAGAACAGATTAAGCTTAAAATAACAGAAGTTTCTCATGAAGTATTTAAAATGGAGACTCAAAAAGCCAAGGCAATCATAAGGACAGGAGAATATACGCCTTATGCAAATATCATATTAAGATCAGGAGTGGTTTTTTAAGAGGAGGATTGTCATGGATCATACAATTTTAGAAATGAAAGGA
It includes:
- the rbsD gene encoding D-ribose pyranase gives rise to the protein MKKGILIHSEISYAISKLGHGDDIVIADSGLPIPNKVQRIDLALAEGIPSFMQVLNVVLSEQRVEEVIIAQEVKERNPKVYEQLLETVCNYEKTEQIKLKITEVSHEVFKMETQKAKAIIRTGEYTPYANIILRSGVVF